The stretch of DNA catccaattcgggtgaatttcggaaaagtgtttggttgctcatgtaggaattaaattccacaggaacttccaatgaccaaggggggagtaggtaagcaacttcctacatcatgtaggcattggaagttcctgggaagttctaattcctacattttccaaaatttatggcaaccaaacaacccatgtttttcaaaatcatgggattttccaatgcctatattttctaagtggcaaccaaacgacccctaagatGCACAAACTCAGTAATCTGCTGCTGGACTTGTTATCTATTGACTACCCATTTATGCGTCTAAGCCTTTGCATGTGGTTAAAATGTCAGAGTACGGGCTTGGAAGTGAGCCATCTACAGAAGGTGATGTTTACAGCTATGGGATATTGCTACTAGAGCTAATGACAGGAAAGAGTCCAACAGACAACATGTTCAAGGAAGGCTACAGTCTTCATCTGCATGTAAAAGCAGCGTTACCTGACCGAGTCTTACAGATTGTAGACCCATCACTTGAAGAAGATAATCTCACTGAAGACGTAGATGACACAAGGGCAATCCAAGATGAGCTTCAACGAAGAGTGGACTGCATTACTGCTGTGATCAGTGTCGGTGTGTCGTGCTCAAATCATTTGCCACAAGAACGATTAAAAATAGTCGATGCTAGAAGCAGGCTTCAATCAGCAAGAGACAATCTTCTCAGTGCTAGAAACAGGCACAATTTTCCTGCAAGAGGTATATCATTAGACATACCATAAGTTTATCAATAATGAAGTATTTAAACAGTTTAAACTTGATATGAAGTTCTGCTAAAGATACATTCTCTCTAATTGAACTGAACCACTAATGATTGCAGGAGCTCAGGTTGATTTGGGCCAAAACAATTGAAGTCTCAAGATATCAAAGCTGAATGTAAAAAGCTTTCAAGTTTTGCAGTAAGGTTTAGACTTTTCttataacattttatttactGTACTACTCATACTATAAAATGTAATATTGCTTATAAATTATCCCCTCCAGCACACTGAAGTGTAGTGTTTTAGAAGAACATAACGTAGCTTCTATATCGAATGTACAATTAATGCAGCAGAAAAAGCACCAAAATCAACCCCTGGTAACAATACCTTTCTGAGCGTCAACTAATGCAGTTTCATAATACTAAGTAGATCAACAAAATATTGTCTCTTCTAATGCCTACAAACGGACTATCAGCAACACGACATTCAAAGAACGATTAAATGTAACATCTGACAAACACCGATACTGTATCCTACTCCAGGATTTTTTTTATAACTATTCTTCCCATATCTTCATCACTAACTCGAGAGATATCTAAAAGGTCAAAATTCTTTCCCTTTCTATGAGAATACACTTTTCAATTTGATTAGATTTTATGCTGACAGTTCACTAAATCTGCTTGTCTAATTATTTCTTGTTTAAATTTAAGACCGCTACCGTATCACTTTAGAATTAACTTAAAAGATCTTTGACGGTTTTGAATTGTACTCATTAACGTTAGCCCACGTGGCGGTTTTATTAAGTGGGATCAATCACGAGGACGGGAACATAGTCTCTGTTATGTTCCTAGACTAACCAGATTAAAGGTTTGGTTGATTGGACGAAAGCAACGACACTAATTAAGAAAGTAAAATGCAATTAAGAATGGCGAAAATCAGTTGAAAAAAATTGTTAGGGGCAATTCGGGGATTTCAAAAATAAGTTTGACTACTGTGGGTATTTATAGTATTGGATGTTACTCCGTATTAGAAGAGTCATGACTCATGAGTAAAACAAATTATATTAATAGTGTATTTGACAAAGCTGAACAAATTTTGATAAATAGACTCAATAATGTAGGCTGACAAAAAGTCAAGCCTACATTATTTGAAAGTTCAGTCCTACCAATGAGATGGATAACACACTAAATTATTTCCTAATAAAGTAGTTATTCAACACTATAAGAAAAGTACAACAAACAAATACTACCGAGTTATCAGCGTTTTTAAGCTTACTGCACCGCCCTCAGTTGTAGCGAAACAAGAGGATCAGGACGTGAGGACCGATGTCGAGATAAATTCTTAGACCGCAATTTGATATCATGGTAGCAATCAGTAACCAAAAACTTCGTGTAAGAGAAATAATTACCCTGGTAAGTGTTGTAGTTACCCTTGGCTAACTAAGAGACACAGACCAGCTAACAAGTCAAAGAGGGATCAAGATCAAGAGCATCCCACACAAAACAACTGCTGAAAACTACGCACAATGAAACCAATCAACCTCCAAACCCAAAATGAAAGTCCAAGTATTATTTCTCTACTTTGTTGCAAACCAGCCTTTCTTGTCATCTTTGTTTTTGTTATGCAAAATATTACACTAACTTTATCATTGCGTAGCATTGACTACCCAGGCAACGAGACCGACCACACTGCGTTGCTGGCCATCAAGAGCAAACTACTGGATCCTTCCAACCAGGTTTTAAGGTCATGGAACAATTCTACTCACCACTGTTCTTGGGATGGGGTTACTTGTGGGCATAAACATAAAAGAGTGACTGTACTAAATTTGAGTACTAGAGGTTTGGCAGGAACCATATCTCCTTTTATAGGAAACCTAAGCTTCCTTAAGATCATTAGCCTCTCCAATAATAGTCTATATGGAGAAATCCCCAGTCAATTAGGTCATCTAATCAAGCTTAATGAACTACGGCTATATAACAACACACTTGTAGGTGAAATTCCGGGCAACATATCTCGTTGTCTTAACCACAGAGTGTTTTCCTTAGGCAACAACAAGCTAGAGGGAAACCTCCCAACAGGACTAGGAGCACTGTCAAAGCTCACATACTTTGCTGTGCAAGTTAATCATCTTACGGGCCCTCTTTTTGACATCATACAAAATCTTACTTCTCTAGTAACAATAGGTGCTGAATACAACTCATTTACAGGAACTATCCCAAGGAGCATTGGTAGGATGCAAAATCTTACCTTCCTTTTAGTTGGAAAAAATCAACTCTCAGGCACACTCCCCACATCACTTTTTAATCTCTCCTCCCTTCAAGCTCTTGATTTTATTGGCAACCAACTACATGGAGAACTTCCAGCAGACGTTGGCGTCAATATTCCTTTTCTGAAATGGTTCAACCTGAACGGAAACAACTTCACAGGATTAGTACCAATCACGATCCAAAACCTCACAGCTCTTGAAACTATAAATTTCGGTGATAACAATTTTGTAGGAAATGTTCCTTTTTATTTTGGGAATTTTCCTAAGCTAAATTTTTTATCTCTTGGAGCGAACTTCCTAAAGGGTGACATTAATTTTATAGATACACTGGTTAACTGCAGCCAATTACATGTCCTAGATTTGGGATCGAATCACTTTTCAGGAATATTACCCAAATCTGTTGCCAATCTCTCCACCTCTTTGGAATGGCTCATTATATCAAATATTTTGATAAGTGGACAAATTCCTGAAGGTATTACCAATCTCAACAATCTTGAGATATTTTCTATGGAGAACTGCGAATTAACAAGATCTCTTCCTCAAGATTTTGGTAAGATCTACAAATTGGAACTACTTTATCTGGACTCCAACAATTTAAAAGGTAAAATTCCCAATTCCATGGCCAATTTATCACACTTGAGTTTGCTTTATTTATATGACAACATATTGGAAGGGAGTATACCTCCAAACCTCGGGAATTGCCAAAGCTTGTTGTACCTGAATTTATCATACAATGAACTCAATGGAACCTTGGGAGATGAGCTATTTGAAGGATCTGCTTTGTTTGTTGAAGTAGTTTTGTCTCATAATCATTTGGAAGGTTCCCTATCTTCTACGTTAAGTAACCAAGGCAACCTAGTAATCTTAGACGTGTCTAACAATAAGTTTTCAGGAGTCATTCCCGATGGTTTACAAGTCTGTTCGGACCTTCAACTCTTGTACATGAACGGAAATTCCTTCCATGGAAATATTCCTTTATCCTTCAAATCCTTGGCCAGCCTCCAAGAAATTGACTTTTCTCAAAATAATTTATCCGGCCCCGTTCCAGCCTTCTTCTCTAAATTTCAGTCATTATATTACCTTAACTTATCTTGCAACAATTTTGAAGGAAGGGTTCCAACAAATTCAGCATTTGCAAATGCAAGTGCAGTCTTTGTTGCTGGCAATAACAGGCTTTGTGGAGGAATTAAACAGCTTCATTTACCTAAGTGCATTGAGAAGAAAAGCTcgggaaagaagaaaagaataatGTCTCATGCCCTTAAATTGTTAATCCCAATTATTTGTGCACTTGTTGGGGTGGTGGCCATAGCCTCAGGGttgtatgtggcatataacaAGAAGAAAAATACCCCTCATTTATCAGGTTCAGTAAATCGAAATGTAACCATGAAAGTGTCTTACGACATGTTACTCAAAGCAACGGCTGGTTTTTCTTCTGAGAATCTACTTGGGATGGGATCTTTTGGGTCTGTGTTTAAAGGGATTTTGGATGGAAACACTGTTGCAGTGAAAGTTCTCAACTTGCAACACCGTTTTGCATCTAAGAGTTTCATGGCAGAGTGCAACACGTTACGGAATGTCCGTCACCGGAATCTGATAGGCATCATAACTGCTTGTTCTAGTGTTGACTTTCAGAGAAATGATTTTAGAGCACTAGTATACGAGCACATGCCAAATGGAAGCCTAGACAAATGGTTACATGGAGACGACAGAAACATGAGCCTTGCTCAAAGAGTGGATGTAGCAATTGATGCAGCCCATGCAATCTGCTATCTCCACCATGAGTGTGAAACTCCTATTGTGCATTGCGACTTGAAACCAAGTAACATattgcttgatagtgacatggtCGCTCATGTTGGAGATTTTGGATTAGCAAGGTTTCTTACTCAACCTCGACATCCAAATCAAAGTAGTACAATTGGAATTAAGGGGACTATTGGCTATGCTGCTCCAGGTAATAAAACAAACACCATGAAGTACTATTGCCAATATATCTACTACTCGCTAAATATGTAAATTGTAAAGTCTATGAGATCTTATACATATAGTAAATAAGTGTTTTAAGGCTTTGTCTATTTATTAACTACTCACCATATTTGTGGCTAAGCATTGTCATGGGGTTCACATATCAGAGTATGGGCTCGGAAGTGAGCCATCTACAGAAGGTGATGTCTACAGCTACGGCATATTGCTACTAGAGCTAATGACAGGAAAAAGTCCAACAGACAACATGTTCAATGAAGGCTACAACCTTCATAAGCATGCGAAAGCAGCATTACCTGACCAAGTCTTACAAATTGTGGACCCATCACTTGAAGAGGATAATATCAGTGAAGAAGCCGATGACACAAGGGGAATCAAAGACGAGCTTCTACGAAGAGTGGAATGCATTAGTTCTGTGATCAGTGTCGGAGTATCGTGCTCAAATCATTCTCCAAAAGAACGAATGAAAATAGTCGATGCTAGAAGCAGGCTTGAATCAGCAAGAGACGGCCTTCTGGATGCTAGAAACAGGCGTAATCAGGTACTGTATATCATTAGACATATATATCATGATTTTACTAGTACTGAATTACGCTGAAAGTTTAAATTTGATTAGAAGTTCTGCTAACATgacatttttttattttgtagCGCTGATGGTTAGAGGGGCCTGACCGCCTAAGGTTGATTTTAATCAGGAAACAAGCATCCGCCAAATGAAGACTCGAGATAGAATTATTAAGACTGTGAATCGACCATAGTTGAATGTAAATGCTTTTAAGTTTAAATTTCCATAGAAGTTCTGCTAACATGACATTATACTGACTCCGCTCTGTTCGATTGTTTAGCTTCGAAGACTCAGAGTATGGGCTCGGAAGTGAGGCATCTACAGAGGGTGATGTTTACAGCTATGGCATAATGCTACTTGAGCTAATGGCAGGAAAGAGTCCGACAGACAGCATGTTCAAGGAAGGCTACAGCCTTCATATGCATGCAGAAGCAGCATTACCTGACCAAGTCTTGCAAATTGTGGATCCATCGCTTGAAGAAGATAACCTCACCGAAGAAGCCGAAGACCCAAGGGTAATCCAAGTTGAGCTTCAAAGAAGAGTGGAATGCCTTACTACTGTGATCAGTGTAGGAGTGTCGTGCTCAAATCATTTGCCACAACAGCGAATGAAAATAGTTGACGCGAGAAGCATGCTTCAATCAGCAAGAGACAACCTTCTTGGTGCTAGAAACAGGCGTAATCTTCCTGCAAGAGGTATATCATTAGACATATCATGAGTTTACTGTTAACGAACTATTCTTGAAGTTCCAATTTGATTAGAAGTTATGCTAACATAACATTATTTCATCTTGCAGCGCTGATGGTTACCGGGGCCTGACAGACAAAGATTGATTTTAATCAGGAAAAACGGCGTTCGTCAAATGAAGTCTCAGGCCCCTATCGCTGATTGTTAAAGGGGCTGACCGACTACGAATCTACCATAGTTGAATGTAAAATGCTACATTAATTTTCAGTCAGTTTGCTGTATACAAGACTAATAAATTGTTAAGTACTGTATTACTTATAATCATGTACTGTTATTGTGTATTGTTCTTTCTCAAAGCTAACAGGTTTCTTGTCTTATGCTGAACATCCACATAGTTGCAATTAATTCAACACTGACCTTcacaaaataatactccctccgtttcgTTCAGTTATTTAGCTCTCACAAAGATAATAAttagaaaatgtaaacaaataaggAAGTACTACGAGTGCTGTGAGAAGCTATAACCTTATTTTAACTGGTTTCTTGTATTGAGAATAATAACATCGACACTTTTACTGCTAATTATTCAGATTATATGCATTATAGGAGTAACATTTACCAAATGTAAACCCCATGAACTTTAAAAAAAATTGCAGAATTTTTAGTCttcaaataaataaaaattataaaataggAAACCatatcaaataaaaaaaaaaaaaattggagaaTTTTGGCTGGAAACATATCTCCTTTCATAGGAAACATGAGTTTAATTGTGCTAACCTCAAAGTTACATCGTTTTCTTTAGACAAATCAAAGTGAAATCGTTAAACCACAAAAGACTCGAGGAATACCTCCCAAAGGGATTAAGGATTGTCAAATTAACATGACCTATTTGTGAAGCATAACAATCTTAGGGGTCCTTCTGTTAATAGATCATGATTACTATCAAAACACTGTTGCAGAAACTCCGTAAGCTTCCAGAAACAATCTTCCTATCCTACAAGAGGTAGAAAGGAGAAACGATTAACCCTTTATAGCTTGAACTCAAAGCTTTACTAAGTATTAACCACTATAATTCTGAATCCTACAAAATCATTGCAGGATCATTTCAAAGGGTTCAAACACAGCTTGGTCCGGATCAGAAAAATGGACGGGGTCATGCCCTTTGTTGTCCGGACCAAATAAATTTAGATCGAATTCACTCATCGGATAAATCAAAGCTTATTCTTGTTAAAAATAGAAATTCATCTGCCTTGCCTGCATACAGCTACCGAAAATTCATCTTCCACTTCTAATTTCGAGGCTTATAAACTTTTAGAAATATCAGTATAATTAATTGCACAATTTCCTCAATCACTATACCCTCGCCGCCAACCCGTTTGTCCATGAACAATTCTGTATATGCTACGCTTTACTAATTAGGGGTTTACGAATATCAACTATataaaattaaatgcaaatgcgtGTAATGAGATTACCCTAACTTCTGCAAATTTAAAGCTTAATTCGTGGAATCATATAATTGATAACACTAAGCAAACATGAACTGCGGGAACCAGCAAATGAAATAATTCTTCAATAGCGAAAAGAAAGTTGAAAAAATGAAGGAATTTATACCTAATCATCGCGGAGATTCCAGTCTTCTTGATTCCAGAATTAATCCAATTTTGAATTGAAGAATTAATTCAATTTTAAATTTGAATTGAAAAGGTTagggttttgaatttttgattatAATTTCGGTTTTTCTATTTGATTGACTGTTAGTTCACAAAAATCTCCCTTTGCCCTTCGCGCCAATTAAGAATTGTACCCGTACGGCTGGTAGAGttgataaacatatgacccgacccgactcaATATGGTTAACCCGAGATCCGTAAGTTGCCTAAAAAGACCTAATTCGAATATGAAACGAAACCCAAGGTGACCCTTACCTAACCCAAACCGCCCTGAGCCACTTTGACGGTAATTGTGGTTTTAGTTATAATATTACTCACCTATTGTAAGTGGGTACTTCGACGGTAATTGATCCGATTTAAAGTGATCTAAAATAATCCATAATTACTAATATTAAGTCGTATTAGTATTATGTATATCAAATAAAGAATTCACTGGTTTCGTCGCTCCATAACAAATGAGTGACTGTAAAATAACTTTCGTTTTCAAATTAGTATTTGTGCTAAATAATACTCCCtttcattcatcattttcttctctatttccttaaacggattattcaggttttcttacATATTTTTTTTGAGTTGATTTGTGTGGCCCAAATTCAATAGTATGTAGGGTAACGTGTTTTGTGTGCTCCAAATTtaatttcttatttcttgtgcaaaaatgAGAGAGAGAAAATGGTGAATAAGAAACTGTTGAACATAAATTAACCTGATTCAAAATGACACATATCCCAAAATGACCGATCTGAAGTGACCAAACCTAAAATTGAAAATGACCCGACTTGACTCAAGATGTATGACAAACCCAAAATAACCCAACTCAAACTCAACCCGATTGACCATTTGTCACCTCTACGCACCTATGTTATTATAGGTTTATACCCATAACGAGCGCTATTTGATcttgcacaaattctcatttgtgacagtCATATCCGTCGTAAGCTTGCGACGAGTCAAATATTACTCATGtagggtagataagacaaaaacagaATGCCTAGGGAGTAACaatctgttttgtcttatctacccacatgGGTATTACATGATTCGTCGCAAATTTATGACGGATATgtccgtcacaagagagacttgTTGTTGATCTTGAACtcattattattgtttatttgtttaGTTTGAAATGAATACGAAACTCTTCTAAGACACTAAAGTTCCGATTATTTGTTtgtccttttattttttttaggagTATTTTAATTAAGGTAAATAATTATCTAGAAACCATTCGGATTTTTGGTCGTTATGTCACTCAATAATGAATAGACTAATCAACATTGTTGAAATTAAAATGAGAGATCAATAGTCCGAAAGACATAATACAAAAGTTTAAAGTGTTGAATTAAGAAATGTGAAATTCACTACCAATCTCCTTAGTTACAATTACAATCCTTAATTAGATCCAAACGATATGATAGACCAGTACTAATAATTAAAGCAACCCAAACGTCTAAACAATCACTCCCAAGTCGCAGCAATTAAAAGCGATGCATCATACATTCACCCTCTGATATGTGTTAAATCATGCAAACGGGCATACTTGCTTTTTCCAGGAGGTTGTCCGCCGATCCTAAACACATCAATTGAGTAGAACCGTAGAAGTCACTCAGTAAAACAATGAAAGCAGCACAAAACTCTTGTTCTACTGCTAGATGTAGAATTATTACAAAAGGACATGAAGAGTCTAAGTCTAGTCAtgaatatttctttttctcaaagaAATGTCATTACATTATTGACCCTACAGGGAAGAGTCAAGTCAAGTCAAGTCAAGTCTAACGATAGGAGAAGGACATAGATGGGGCACATTTGGGATGTAAACATGCATTGACCTCAAGTCATAGATGAGGCACATTTGGGATGTAAATATGCATTGACCTCAAGTCAACCTCCAACAAACACAGCTCATAGTCAAGAGAGTCAAGCTGCCTGCTTCCTATAAAGGCAAAATAAGCTTGTCTTTACTTGCAATAATTTCTGTCGTATGATCAAGTGGAGGGACCAAGCAAATCAATGAATAAATGCAAATTGAAAACATAGTCGAGTAGCTTACTCTGTATTGTTTacaataatgtaagttattccaccttctgtcaaaaaaaaaaaagtcatgataTAATTCACTATTCTGATGATTAAATGCAAATTGAAAACATAAAGATCATCCCGTCCCACACATAAATATATCATATATGTATACTACTACAACATATACAATAAAAACTCACACGTAGGCTTTTGCAAGGAGCGTAAAATGGGTCAAATAGTACCCCATGTAGGCCATGATTTCAGTGGATAAATAAAAAACAGCCTTAAGACGATCATATCCGTAAGTGTAAAATGGGTCAAATAGTACCCCATATAGGTCAAATGGTGTACACAAGTCATATTGGAAGGGTTAAATAGTACTACGCCCAATTTGATTGGGTTAAGATAGAATTATAAAGACTACAAATCTCCCACAGTTTGATGCAAAAAGGTTTCAAGTTCTGTTAAAAGATCTTTGATGGTTTTGAATAAAACGGAGTAATTAAACGGACGTTGCACTTTTACCAAGTGGGATGGCTGAGCGAAAGCAAGGATATAATACAAACAGAAAAATTTAAACACACAATGAAAGTCAAGTTGACGGCTTCCTATATAAATGAAAGATTATCAAGAGCATGTCACACCACAACAACTGCTGAAAACTACACACAATGAAACCAATCCTTTCTTCTACTCTTTGTAACAAACCAGCCTTACTTCTCATCTTCATTTTTGTTATACAAAATATTACAGTAATATTATCATTTCGTAGCATTGACTACCCAGGCAACAAGACCGACTACATTGCATTGTTGTCCATCAAGAGCCAACTATTGGCTCCTTCCAACCGCGTTTTAAGCTCGTGGAATGAATCAATTCACCACTGTTCTTGGGAGGGGGTTACTTGTGGGAGTAAACATAACAGAGTGACTATATTAGATTTGAGGTCTAGAGGTTTGGCAGGAACCATATCTCCGTTTATAGGAAACTTGAGCTTCCTTCAAATTATTAGCCTTTACGATAATAGTCTGTCAGGCGAAATCCCCACACAGATAAGTCGTCTAATCAGGCTTAATGAACTATGGTTACATTACAACACACTCGTAGGTGAACTTCCACCTAACATATCTAATTGTGTAAACCTCAAGATTATTTCCTTAGCGCACAATAAGCTTAAGGGAACACTTCCAGCAGGATTAAGGGCAATGTCACAGCTAGAATATTTTAGTGTTCACTATAACCATCTTAGCGGCCAACTTTTTGACACCATACAAAATCTTACTTCTTTAGAAACAATATCTGCAGCATACAACTCATTTACAGGATCTATCCCCAACAACATTGGTAGGATGCAAAACCTAACTTACCTTTCGGTTGGAGGAAATGAGCTCTCAGGTACACTTCCCACGTCCCTTTTCAATATCTCCTCCATTCAATTACTTGAATTTATGGACAACAAACTACATGGAGAACTTCCAGCAAGTATTGGCTTCACTATTCCTCGTTTGAAATGGTTCAACGCCGTGAATAACAACTTTTCAGGATCAATTCCAATCACATTACTAAACCTCACAACACTTAAATATTTAGCACTTGGCGGTAATAGTTTTACAGGAAGGGTTCCATATGATTTTGGAAAGTTTGATAGCCTAACCTTTTTATCTCTTGAGTCGAACTACCTAGAGG from Silene latifolia isolate original U9 population chromosome 10, ASM4854445v1, whole genome shotgun sequence encodes:
- the LOC141605018 gene encoding uncharacterized protein LOC141605018 isoform X1, with product MKPINLQTQNESPSIISLLCCKPAFLVIFVFVMQNITLTLSLRSIDYPGNETDHTALLAIKSKLLDPSNQVLRSWNNSTHHCSWDGVTCGHKHKRVTVLNLSTRGLAGTISPFIGNLSFLKIISLSNNSLYGEIPSQLGHLIKLNELRLYNNTLVGEIPGNISRCLNHRVFSLGNNKLEGNLPTGLGALSKLTYFAVQVNHLTGPLFDIIQNLTSLVTIGAEYNSFTGTIPRSIGRMQNLTFLLVGKNQLSGTLPTSLFNLSSLQALDFIGNQLHGELPADVGVNIPFLKWFNLNGNNFTGLVPITIQNLTALETINFGDNNFVGNVPFYFGNFPKLNFLSLGANFLKGDINFIDTLVNCSQLHVLDLGSNHFSGILPKSVANLSTSLEWLIISNILISGQIPEGITNLNNLEIFSMENCELTRSLPQDFGKIYKLELLYLDSNNLKGKIPNSMANLSHLSLLYLYDNILEGSIPPNLGNCQSLLYLNLSYNELNGTLGDELFEGSALFVEVVLSHNHLEGSLSSTLSNQGNLVILDVSNNKFSGVIPDGLQVCSDLQLLYMNGNSFHGNIPLSFKSLASLQEIDFSQNNLSGPVPAFFSKFQSLYYLNLSCNNFEGRVPTNSAFANASAVFVAGNNRLCGGIKQLHLPKCIEKKSSGKKKRIMSHALKLLIPIICALVGVVAIASGLYVAYNKKKNTPHLSGSVNRNVTMKVSYDMLLKATAGFSSENLLGMGSFGSVFKGILDGNTVAVKVLNLQHRFASKSFMAECNTLRNVRHRNLIGIITACSSVDFQRNDFRALVYEHMPNGSLDKWLHGDDRNMSLAQRVDVAIDAAHAICYLHHECETPIVHCDLKPSNILLDSDMVAHVGDFGLARFLTQPRHPNQSSTIGIKGTIGYAAPEYGLGSEPSTEGDVYSYGILLLELMTGKSPTDNMFNEGYNLHKHAKAALPDQVLQIVDPSLEEDNISEEADDTRGIKDELLRRVECISSVISVGVSCSNHSPKERMKIVDARSRLESARDGLLDARNRRNQR
- the LOC141605018 gene encoding uncharacterized protein LOC141605018 isoform X2; amino-acid sequence: MQNLTFLLVGKNQLSGTLPTSLFNLSSLQALDFIGNQLHGELPADVGVNIPFLKWFNLNGNNFTGLVPITIQNLTALETINFGDNNFVGNVPFYFGNFPKLNFLSLGANFLKGDINFIDTLVNCSQLHVLDLGSNHFSGILPKSVANLSTSLEWLIISNILISGQIPEGITNLNNLEIFSMENCELTRSLPQDFGKIYKLELLYLDSNNLKGKIPNSMANLSHLSLLYLYDNILEGSIPPNLGNCQSLLYLNLSYNELNGTLGDELFEGSALFVEVVLSHNHLEGSLSSTLSNQGNLVILDVSNNKFSGVIPDGLQVCSDLQLLYMNGNSFHGNIPLSFKSLASLQEIDFSQNNLSGPVPAFFSKFQSLYYLNLSCNNFEGRVPTNSAFANASAVFVAGNNRLCGGIKQLHLPKCIEKKSSGKKKRIMSHALKLLIPIICALVGVVAIASGLYVAYNKKKNTPHLSGSVNRNVTMKVSYDMLLKATAGFSSENLLGMGSFGSVFKGILDGNTVAVKVLNLQHRFASKSFMAECNTLRNVRHRNLIGIITACSSVDFQRNDFRALVYEHMPNGSLDKWLHGDDRNMSLAQRVDVAIDAAHAICYLHHECETPIVHCDLKPSNILLDSDMVAHVGDFGLARFLTQPRHPNQSSTIGIKGTIGYAAPEYGLGSEPSTEGDVYSYGILLLELMTGKSPTDNMFNEGYNLHKHAKAALPDQVLQIVDPSLEEDNISEEADDTRGIKDELLRRVECISSVISVGVSCSNHSPKERMKIVDARSRLESARDGLLDARNRRNQR